The Microbispora sp. ZYX-F-249 genome includes a window with the following:
- a CDS encoding serine/threonine-protein kinase, translated as MDEERRVAGRYHLLEPIGRGGMGVVWRAHDDLLDRTVAVKEVLYHPTSEEDRQTFNRRTIREARAAGRIDHPNVVVVHDVIEEDGRPWIVMQLVQSRSLGQVLRDQGPLPPARVAAIGLQVLDALCTAHAAGVLHRDVKPENVLLNGETRVVLTDFGIATMPEEAGLTMTGGITGTPAFMPPERLNGHPATPESDLWSLGATLYAAVEGRTPFDRNSPVATMAAILHDDPAPPLRAGALTPALEGLLRKDPARRIGAAEAAALLNAALSAGQEAVPAGPGPEPGPWNGAPTGQPYGGPWNSSPSTPGHPGQSGPWNGAPTGAPPPYGAHPYGAHTAPGARPARRGSALRVTLLVLLPLLLVALAAGGWYGYSKLNGGGTAAEDLTPTGYRPTSGPDSTSDSTADSTSDSTADSASGDDAEPAEDPRQSETPSDEPSAEPSPKSPTPTAATLPAGWKVHHDRLGFSIALPSGWVPYLREATRVRFHHPSGRDYLQVDLTPWETDDPMAAVRTVESASTKKGYLRDYERIGVTSTEYLGVPAADWEFTHRTDAGRVRVLDRAFRLDDGRCVALYWQVADSRWTSGLSYFRVFERTFRPK; from the coding sequence GTGGACGAGGAGCGTCGGGTGGCGGGCAGGTACCACCTGCTCGAACCGATCGGCCGCGGGGGCATGGGCGTCGTCTGGCGTGCCCACGACGACCTGCTCGACCGTACGGTGGCCGTGAAAGAGGTGCTCTACCACCCCACCTCGGAAGAGGACAGGCAGACCTTCAACCGGCGCACCATCCGCGAGGCGCGGGCGGCCGGCCGCATCGACCACCCGAACGTCGTCGTCGTCCACGACGTGATCGAGGAGGACGGCCGCCCCTGGATCGTGATGCAGCTGGTGCAGTCGCGGTCGCTGGGCCAGGTGCTGCGCGACCAGGGCCCGCTCCCACCCGCCCGGGTCGCCGCGATCGGCCTGCAGGTGCTCGACGCGCTGTGCACCGCGCACGCCGCGGGCGTGCTGCACCGGGACGTCAAGCCGGAGAACGTGCTGCTCAACGGGGAGACCCGGGTGGTGCTGACCGACTTCGGCATCGCGACGATGCCGGAGGAGGCCGGGCTGACCATGACCGGCGGCATCACCGGCACCCCCGCGTTCATGCCGCCGGAGCGGCTGAACGGCCACCCCGCGACCCCCGAGTCCGACCTGTGGTCCCTCGGCGCCACGCTGTACGCGGCGGTCGAGGGCAGGACCCCGTTCGACCGCAACTCCCCCGTGGCCACGATGGCGGCCATCCTGCACGACGACCCGGCCCCGCCCCTGCGGGCGGGCGCCCTGACGCCGGCGCTCGAGGGCCTGCTGCGCAAGGACCCGGCCCGGCGCATCGGCGCGGCCGAGGCCGCCGCCCTGCTCAACGCGGCCCTGTCGGCCGGGCAGGAGGCCGTCCCCGCGGGACCGGGGCCCGAGCCCGGCCCCTGGAACGGCGCGCCGACCGGGCAGCCCTACGGCGGCCCCTGGAACAGTTCGCCGTCCACGCCGGGCCACCCGGGGCAGTCCGGCCCCTGGAACGGCGCGCCGACCGGCGCCCCTCCGCCGTACGGCGCCCATCCGTACGGCGCGCACACCGCACCGGGCGCGCGCCCTGCGAGGCGCGGCTCCGCTCTCAGAGTGACCCTGCTCGTCCTGTTACCGCTGCTGCTCGTGGCCCTCGCCGCGGGCGGCTGGTACGGCTACAGCAAGCTGAACGGCGGCGGGACCGCGGCCGAGGACCTCACGCCGACGGGCTACCGCCCCACCTCTGGCCCGGATTCCACCTCGGACTCCACCGCGGACTCCACCTCAGACTCCACCGCGGACTCCGCCTCCGGCGACGACGCCGAGCCCGCCGAGGACCCCCGGCAGTCGGAGACACCGTCGGATGAGCCCTCCGCGGAGCCGTCCCCGAAATCCCCCACGCCGACGGCCGCCACACTGCCCGCCGGTTGGAAGGTTCACCACGACCGGCTCGGCTTCTCGATCGCCCTGCCCTCCGGCTGGGTCCCGTACCTCAGGGAGGCCACCCGGGTGCGCTTCCACCACCCGAGCGGGCGCGACTACCTGCAGGTGGACCTGACCCCGTGGGAGACCGACGACCCGATGGCCGCGGTGCGCACGGTGGAGTCGGCCTCGACCAAGAAGGGGTACCTGCGCGACTACGAGCGCATCGGCGTCACGTCCACGGAATACCTCGGTGTGCCCGCCGCGGACTGGGAGTTCACGCACAGGACCGACGCCGGCCGGGTACGGGTGCTCGACCGCGCCTTCCGGCTCGACGACGGCCGCTGCGTCGCCCTCTACTGGCAGGTCGCCGACTCCCGATGGACTTCCGGTTTGTCCTATTTCCGCGTCTTCGAGCGCACCTTCAGGCCGAAATAA
- a CDS encoding M14 family zinc carboxypeptidase gives MRLRTTLCGRSPYGIALGAAVLVSAALTLTPASPAQAGPAGKAPARCSTDPDAHLAGVPDPAQFFGFPLGKGQPRVLTTEEIKKYVDAVAGASDRVVTGTVAHSVTGQELPYAIVSDSRNMVPGQLKKIADRIRSLRDPRSLKADKAARIAADSPAIVWIAGNVHGGEKSGADAALKTLYELAGGLSCDVAKRNDNLVTVIMPTQNPDGRDASRRTNEYGFDLNRDWFARTQPETDGKIEMLRRFPPQVFVDAHEMGGRQYFFPPNADPIHHEIPDQPVDWINRIGAANAAGFGYNGACGGAVTTECYFNYATYDLFYMGYGDSVPAAGFGAAGMTFEKGSSSAVEDRVQQQFNTQWATTGWAADNRREILDGYYSIWRTALAEGAAGALEPNEVVQPSNTVRFPVPDVTVRSYFLLPDRQLGDVRRLVERLRRMDVEVYRVRKPVKVPSARVFGGRTAADVTVPEGAYWIPMDQPQKHWIQAVMGEDPYVPFPYFYDVSSWSNPLLAGVNAMSTGDALSPKADLVKDVDGGVASAAPRGGSYSYPMDSAAAAELTFRLLGAGVPLTRDAGSGVVGLPAAAMNRGELDKLARSLGVTVEGRAAPASGAALRTPDVGLFAGTGVSTASGSYGEARYVLGDRWGLDLKPVTTADVNGNTPAFTERTVLLVPDGSSSNGGLTAQGLANLRQWVAAGGTYVGLRNEGTRVARSAGLTSTTEKAKPTGYQVIGSHFRVDVTQGSPVSLGRPAEDFQFNNGDPILSPSQTGVNVLTYPSDDTFWSNGYTVGAEALKGTVSLVDEPTGAGHAVLFAYNPLFRAYNENGIHLLANALLYPAGAPQTSPQAKQRTAPVPDPLRVAAAAAEEPPNLGGEWRPIVIQVADADLARTRAVVERYTDTALTASADGSSYVTIPNPDGLSADEHPFVRDLVRDLGAAGIPLRSVVA, from the coding sequence ATGCGGTTACGCACGACCTTGTGCGGAAGATCCCCCTACGGCATCGCGCTCGGCGCCGCGGTCCTGGTGTCGGCCGCGCTCACGCTGACGCCGGCGTCCCCCGCGCAGGCCGGCCCGGCCGGTAAGGCACCCGCGCGGTGCAGTACCGACCCGGACGCCCACCTGGCCGGAGTGCCCGATCCGGCGCAGTTCTTCGGTTTCCCGCTGGGCAAGGGGCAGCCCCGGGTGCTCACGACCGAAGAGATCAAGAAGTACGTGGACGCCGTGGCAGGCGCCTCGGACCGCGTGGTCACGGGCACGGTGGCGCACAGCGTCACCGGCCAGGAGCTGCCGTACGCCATCGTGTCCGACTCCCGCAACATGGTCCCGGGTCAGCTCAAGAAGATCGCGGACCGGATCCGCTCGCTGCGCGACCCGAGGTCGCTGAAGGCGGACAAGGCGGCGCGCATCGCCGCCGACTCGCCCGCCATCGTGTGGATCGCCGGGAACGTCCACGGCGGCGAGAAGAGCGGCGCCGACGCCGCCCTCAAGACGCTGTACGAGCTGGCCGGCGGCCTGTCCTGCGACGTCGCCAAGCGCAACGACAACCTGGTCACGGTCATCATGCCGACCCAGAACCCGGACGGCCGCGACGCGAGCCGCAGGACGAACGAGTACGGCTTCGACCTCAACCGGGACTGGTTCGCCCGCACCCAGCCGGAGACCGACGGCAAGATCGAGATGCTCCGGCGGTTCCCGCCGCAGGTCTTCGTCGACGCGCACGAGATGGGCGGACGGCAGTACTTCTTCCCGCCCAACGCCGACCCGATCCACCACGAGATCCCCGACCAGCCGGTGGACTGGATCAACCGCATCGGCGCGGCGAACGCCGCGGGATTCGGCTACAACGGCGCATGCGGCGGCGCGGTCACCACCGAGTGCTACTTCAACTACGCGACCTACGACCTGTTCTACATGGGCTACGGCGACAGCGTCCCGGCCGCCGGTTTCGGCGCCGCCGGGATGACGTTCGAGAAGGGCAGCTCGTCGGCGGTCGAGGACCGGGTGCAGCAGCAGTTCAACACCCAGTGGGCGACGACCGGCTGGGCCGCCGACAACCGGCGCGAGATCCTGGACGGCTACTACTCGATCTGGCGCACCGCGCTCGCCGAGGGGGCCGCGGGCGCCCTGGAGCCGAACGAGGTCGTCCAGCCGTCCAACACGGTCCGGTTCCCGGTGCCCGACGTGACGGTCCGGTCCTACTTCCTGCTGCCCGACCGGCAGCTCGGCGACGTGCGCCGGCTGGTCGAGCGGCTGCGCCGCATGGACGTCGAGGTCTACCGGGTGCGCAAGCCCGTGAAGGTGCCCTCCGCGCGGGTCTTCGGCGGCCGGACCGCCGCCGACGTGACGGTCCCCGAGGGGGCCTACTGGATTCCGATGGACCAGCCGCAGAAGCACTGGATCCAGGCGGTCATGGGAGAGGACCCCTACGTTCCGTTCCCCTACTTTTACGACGTCTCCTCGTGGAGCAACCCCCTGCTCGCGGGCGTGAACGCCATGTCCACCGGCGACGCGCTGTCGCCGAAGGCCGACCTCGTCAAGGACGTCGACGGCGGCGTGGCCTCCGCCGCGCCACGGGGCGGGTCGTACTCCTACCCGATGGACTCGGCCGCCGCCGCCGAACTGACCTTCCGGCTGCTCGGCGCGGGCGTGCCGCTCACGCGTGACGCCGGTAGCGGAGTCGTCGGCCTGCCCGCCGCGGCGATGAACCGCGGCGAGCTGGACAAGCTCGCCCGCTCGCTGGGCGTGACGGTCGAGGGCCGCGCCGCCCCGGCCTCCGGCGCCGCGCTGCGCACGCCCGACGTCGGCCTGTTCGCCGGCACCGGCGTCTCCACCGCCTCCGGGTCGTACGGCGAGGCCCGCTACGTGCTCGGCGACCGCTGGGGCCTCGACCTCAAGCCGGTGACCACGGCCGACGTCAACGGCAACACCCCGGCCTTCACCGAGCGGACCGTCCTGCTCGTCCCGGACGGCAGCAGCTCCAACGGCGGGCTGACCGCGCAGGGCCTGGCCAACCTCAGGCAGTGGGTGGCCGCGGGCGGCACGTACGTCGGGCTGCGCAACGAGGGCACCCGGGTCGCCAGGTCCGCCGGCCTCACCTCCACGACCGAGAAGGCCAAGCCGACCGGCTACCAGGTCATCGGCTCGCACTTCCGGGTGGACGTGACCCAGGGCAGCCCGGTGTCACTCGGCCGGCCGGCGGAGGACTTCCAGTTCAACAACGGCGACCCGATCCTCAGCCCCAGCCAGACCGGGGTGAACGTGCTCACCTACCCCTCCGACGACACGTTCTGGTCCAACGGCTACACGGTGGGCGCCGAGGCGCTCAAGGGCACCGTCTCCCTGGTCGACGAGCCGACCGGCGCCGGACACGCCGTGCTGTTCGCCTACAACCCGCTGTTCAGGGCGTACAACGAGAACGGCATCCACCTGCTCGCCAACGCGCTGCTGTATCCGGCGGGCGCGCCGCAGACGTCGCCGCAGGCCAAGCAGCGCACCGCCCCGGTCCCGGACCCGCTGCGCGTCGCCGCGGCGGCGGCGGAGGAGCCGCCGAACCTCGGCGGGGAGTGGCGGCCGATCGTCATCCAGGTGGCCGACGCCGACCTCGCACGCACCCGCGCGGTCGTCGAGCGCTACACGGACACGGCGCTGACCGCGTCCGCGGACGGCTCGTCCTACGTCACGATCCCGAACCCCGACGGCCTGTCCGCCGACGAGCACCCGTTCGTCCGCGACCTGGTCCGCGACCTCGGTGCGGCGGGCATCCCGCTCCGCTCCGTCGTCGCCTGA